The Miscanthus floridulus cultivar M001 unplaced genomic scaffold, ASM1932011v1 os_2633_1_2, whole genome shotgun sequence DNA window tttcacagaaagctctttgcaagtcctcccaatttctgattaatcctggattcaatttgttaaaccattgaaggggcatggtttctagggccatgggaaagaacaaggtcttgatgtcatcgtctcctccgaccaattcaatcgattgtgagtaaatcatGAGCCACTGTCTTAGTTCGGTCTTGTCATCATACTTgaagtggttggacggcttgaacttatgaggcagtcatattgaagcaagtctgtttacaaaacaggggaatctatcgtgtgttctggcttctatgtattctaattcagcgcccccttcttgccaactattgtcttggtgagagtagttttgcatggctgtccgagtaggtgttttgcttctggcctttcttggttgttcgactcggtcgttttgactatggtttcttctgctttctctgttgtgacttccacttggtctaagtctctcgaaagcggacttcctttgattttgatcttcctgctcatgagatgttgacctgtcaggtagtcttgagcgggcccttccatcgtgcgtccttaggactgttgattggaggaagtcctagagctgttcttgtttttcactgggatgtgaagtcgccctgagttcttctagtgcttcttggatcttatcgtagggtgtattcgccgctcATCCTTTtttgacctctcgctctgattttcttctattgtactcagctaggtctgactcatatctgatctaaGCTTCCTTgtgctgcttagcacggcgttgacgtccttgtttcaatttgttctttctctctctggcttgcctctgactctcggtgtcaccatcgtgcccctggataaatggtgatatgttggactcagattcatctgaagacctgacgtcgggtgcttctgggggaaccaatgatgatcgaggacggcgaatcatgaatacttctcgagcgtgagttgttctatcatcggcGTTGGTTTTCGtactgtcagagttgttgataactttagtagaggcttcaaggtcacagattgagtctccttcttggtagggtagagctgttgtcgttgttgtgtcaactagccgggtactgctatcctcaggaacataacctggctagtggatgatgcagtcttaagatgttacggttagtacgagaccttcctgagctcctgtcagtggtattccaagcactggattaagagatctttcgagctgtgcccgataagacgttgccatgttgccGAGACCAAACGAAAAACGACCCGTtttctttaaagtactctgagtgtactccgagttgtattcttgataggttgatgtcgtgttccagagccttgtcggaaaagaactcggttttccgaaagaactcggataagactacGTCTCGGAAGCAGAGcatgagtttgaatcggatgcgtgaagccgcgaaatctgagttggatcggacatcgcgagctgcgcgaatcttccagcaagttgatctgtcgtagtcaccgaaatagaatggtcttcatggtgatccgaattttcgaggagacgactttggagcttgccattgtcacctgtctcgcagatccatgaaccaaagataaaggttgatcctgtcgagaagatcatgttgtcgaggtccatcgagctctcggatgcaaagtcgtcgAAAGACCCTACCTAACGcgtcagctgtcgatgtttgaccaccgatagcctgccatgggggtacccggggcagtttgttcgggcttcagcgtatgcggaactcgacggttaatataagagacagtcgatttatcctggttcggaccctcgatcgttgatcgagtaatagccctacgtcaagtcggcgttagcctttgcgttggattgatcgtaaagtgttgtgttgccgTCTAAGTCTTGTCTCTAGgtaccctgccctcctttatatagtcaggatgtcagaatcctagtcggtttacaatgagagtttctagcaggattacagaataatactactactaagattataggggaagaatcatAGTTAGACTAAATTTTCTCCCttccttttatatatatatatatatatatataaacggaAGCTTAAACTTTGTTTTCAGGCTCACCAACTTGTATGCGTAGACAGTGCACTGCATTACTGATACTACTACTAGCCTACTATAGGAGGAGGCACTGTACTCCAGTGATCGCGACCGTGAGCACTGAGCTCCACCACGGACCTAGACTCGCGGCCATCAGGAGCCTAATGACGCGGTTAGTCGTTAATGAAGTGGGATTTGTTTGGACGACAGTGCAGCGCCGTACGTGCAGTGCATGGCACACTGTTAAGCGTTGACCCCGATCAGTGCCAGCCCGGGTAGGGTATGAGGTGCGATGGCCAAGGACCCAAGCGGAGGAGGGATCTAAGTCCAGGTATACAAACTCTCAGGTCTTATAGTCGattaggcattagcaaactaaCGAGAAGAGAGACGTAGAACTGACCAGGCAGCCCAAAAAGACAACATCGGTATTTTTTTCCTAGTTTTCTTTCCCTACGGCCgtcgggtagagaggaggcgaggagtcacggTACACACAGCACGTTCTGATCATGAGTTCGTGACGTGCGCCTTACACTCGCAGAGCTAGCGAGCCGCGCtgccgcgaagagctagactaccggagacacggacacgaCGCACGAGGGCGGCGACCAGTCAgagctccacgacgacgacatcttgattcttggcttcttatgaattgcgatcaccaattagttgtttaggcccaagatattttttctttttatttttaattcaaattaattatttgtatagtatttcagacttctaatactttgtacccatatagtcatattttcttctaatttaggtgttagaattttagaatgctACCTAAGAAATATTTGttatgggtgagaaaagaaaatgaatatattactttttaaatctacattgttcttcgataattatcatatatctacaaatatattgcttaatctatattgttcctcaATAATTATCAgatatgttaaattaaaaatatattattgaatttatttttattttataaataaaattaatatctatatattataagattttgtACATGATTCTATGAGGCCGCTGTGACAAGATCACGGACCCCTTAAAATCGTAGGACCGACACTGACCCCGATTATGCCAGCAGAAACCCAGCTGATGAGTGCGGCTAGGGCTAGCTAGCTCTAGCTGGACTCGTCACCAAACAGGCCTACAGGCCTTTTAAAGCTGCCACTGGGCAGGGGCCGGTTCCACCTCTATGGAAATCGGATGGAGGACGCCAGGATCAGGATGGTGAAATTTCACGTACTGTACTATACCATGCACGGGTGCATGCAGTAGATAGATGCGGTCAAACAGGCGCGGCTTTCAGGGCCGTTGGGTGAAATCTGTCATGGCTGGTCAGTGGTCAGCGAGCGAGACAGTGAGGCTGATCGGCATACCGAAGAATAAGCTAAAATATTATTCTAGCCGATTGttataaaaaaaatactgttttaacTATTTATGAGTGCGCCGGCCAGCCGAACGCACTCAGTGACTTCAGTGGTCGCTGGTCTACTACGCCGAGGTTGGGCTTGCTGTACGTACGAGGAGCGGAAAATAGCAAACGATTGTCAGGGACTGCTCAGGAGAAGGAATGAAGGATCATCAATGGGAGTGCTAGTGCTGTAATGATGATCATTGGTTGCTTCAGAAGTAATGTAGGAATCTGATGGTGGTACTGCTCATTTTTCTTCATTTCTCCTGTCGTCTAGCGTGACCCGGTGATCCTTTTGAATTCGGAAATGATTGTACTCGGGCGTCCGGCCTCCAGACGCCACCTTCGCGCGTCGGCCACGCGACCCCGCGCACCACCAAAGACGAAGACGATGACAGCGGCGGTTAGGGTTCCAACGACGGCGACGGCAGTCTCCCTCTCCGGCCTCTTCCCCtattcttctccaactccggcggCCTTAGAAGGGGGTTTTGGGGGGAAGGGGGAGGCAGGCCAGCCAGGCGGTGGGGACGGCGGGAGGGCAGCGTTCGGGTCCTGGCGGCAGTGGAAGCGGACGGACCAGGGCGGGGCAGGGGCATCGCGGCGGTGTTCGCGAGCGAATATGGTCATGGCGACggtgggagggggagggggagggggaggaggaggctgCCGCGGGCGTGGTAGGGTCTCACCAGAGCTCCGTGGCCACGACTgtggagctccggcgagaccCTACCGCACCGTGACGGGGCGGTGGGCGAGGAGGAAGACGAACGCTGTCGCGCAGAGAGGAAGAGGGACGGAGGGGCCACCGGCGGTGGAGGGCAGAGGAGGGGGGGGCTGCCGGGCACGGGAAAAAGAGGGCAGTGAGGACTGAGAGGGAGGAGGGCGTTCGGACGTCCGTTTTGAATTTCACCGTTCATCAACttcttagggcctctttggcatggcTTATGCTGGCttcggcttcatttattttaCGCAAATTGAGGCATTGTAgcatgaagccgttttgtaagccggggttaaaatgaactagaagccggaaaAAACCAGTTTTTCTAACTTCACCGGCTTTgacttcaccggtgaagctgtTTTGGATGAAccgtgccaaagggggctttAATCGAACTTGGAGCAGGCCGGGTGCTCCTTTGGATGGGAACGGTAGGAATTTTTACATGGGAGCGGTCGTACCAGTGGCTTGCATTGGTGTGCGCACGCAGATGGCCGCGAGCGAGTCTGAACTTTAATCTCGCTTCGCCATCTTCAATGCGGTCGCCGAGTCGACGACGGGCATCGagatggctgctggctgctgcgtgCTGCCCGCGCGCCGGCCGGCCGGTTGCCAATCGAGGTCGCCCATATCCATACCATACGTTAATCAGCTCCACTACATCTCTAGCTAGCCACCAATCCAAGAGCTGTGGCACGTGCCTCGATCCAGTGTTGGATGGAGTACGTGCAGTCGTGCACGCACTCGATCTCGACGGGTTTGTTCGTGTCGTGCGAAGCCGTCGATCCCTTCGGCGGCGTTCATCTGACGACAATGCACCTGCAGTGCTGAAACTCTGAAACATGAGTGGCGTACTCTAttacctctcctctcctctcctctcctctcctctgacCTCTCGGATGTGACCTGGGTGGCTGGGCGCCGTGGCGATGGGCGGTGGCGCCGACGACGCGCGCGCCGTCCTGTTCGATCTTCTCATCTTCTGCCGCGTGCGTGCAGCGGTGGATGTTGGGAACATCGATCGTTTCCCTGAATATGTCCCGTTCGGTTTGCTGAATCTTAATTGAAATTagttgaaaaatattattttgactaaaatattatgaaagaaaaatattatttcggctgaaaaaaagaagccgaaccaaccagatatagggtaagccgaacggagcctatATGGCGGTCCCGTGTAGCCAGAGTAACAGTGCCCGTGGTTGTGGTGCCGTGTTTCCATCCATCCTGCTGCCGGCTGCTGCCACTTGCTTGCCATTGCCGGGCGGTCACCGGTGCCCGCCATGAATGGCCAAACCAACCTCAGCTATCGTCTCGGGAAGAGGATCGATCGAAGGAAGGGCGGGCCGGCGGTTGCTTACAGACAAGGAGGGAGTAGCTACGGCCGGATTCAATGAGGAGTGACGTGGATACCGTAGCTGTTGGCTGCGTCCATCGCCGGCCGGCCCCGCCGTCGCCCGTAGTAGGCCGTAGCCAGCGCCCCATGAGGTTGGATCAGAGATGGATGCGGCTACGACAGCGCCTACAGCACCTCACTTACCTGTACCACTAGTGCATTAACTCCGCTGTTACCTCGTACTCGAAGTCGCACGCCACCTCATCCCCGCCGCCCGCCGCAACTATGCACACAGAGACGTGAAGATAAGGCCCGGTTTAGTTAAAAAAaaatttcaccccaaactatcacatcgaatcttgtgttacatgtatagagtattaaatatagacgaaaaaaactaactacacagtttggttgaaaatcgtgagacgaatgttttaagactaattagtacatgattaatcataagtgctacagtaactaacatgtgctaatgatagattaattaggcttaataaattcgtctcacagtTTTCAggtgagctatgtaattagtttttttattagtatccaaaaaccccttccgacattctcgaaacatccgatgggacatccaaaaattttcatttcccgATCCTAATCAGCAAAGAGAGCCTTACGAGACTGTCGTGGGTTGTATTTATTTTTCCAACTACTTTTCTTCTAATTTTATATGGCAGTTTCATAAGttcattgtggcagaacctcctaaattatagggcccatatgcatctgtcactgtccgacgacctttgacatttatgcatatattttcgttaacttaagaagactgtcgggtgtcctcggggaaccccgaatcatccacgactttcgagcaggatcacgttacagagtcattgcagtattacaacatttattcaaacatcgacatcagagtaaaaacagcgaaagtcttacaataacataatttacaaaacagtagtttcaaacctcataactaagttcgatgattattacaaacgaaatagtagagtggcattataatataatacaaaatacacaataaaactgccctacctaagggccacacatttacttctcatcgtcatcacaaggaacaaccgtcatgcagtacgatccaaaacagatctgctcatgagtctCACCTGCAACAaaggtcaacgaaccctgagtacaaaagtactcaacaagacttaaccgaaataaaactgaaaaGACTCAGGAatacaggcttagggattcaaggtatggttttagcaataatcaaagttattttgcgtaaaagccctttaacaaaattctttatttcaacagttaaaacttcataaaatcatatacaaagatgacacgatccgtaacgAGATCATGaatcttcatatccaacaccttcacaaactattttcaagttctagttattaatactatgatgataaacagtgagttgagtctccataaccgaggagcaacgacgattcgaactgattaagCCCAGCTAgagattccagaccacacgacatatgcaggtccccgacctacatataccaacctactcttggatcctctaaaataagaacgggtccgcgccacccgagaatacagtactccaccattccagcccatggccacgtggatacatgctactctcgccatctctccactcccagtgcgcgagtagccattctcataatagaatagctgagtaaaggcttatcggagtatgtggttagtactacaaagtctcatctcatgcaattcaacaatggtacggaccttaatcgacacagacagaaaggacccgctcacaagacctccatatcttgtggctcacacacaccgaatCCGTCCGGTCtaaatttattactccacattcccgtatcacatgataacataagtaaccaaagttctatttaaaacttgcaggtggtagataatcacccgactttcatcgttctaagcatagctaagcaaaactaggtatatacgaatttaaaactggtaatatgataaatatggaataacaaggttggtaatgtaccaatttgatTTTTACTTGACtcataatcacttaatgcagtaaaaagaagcaaaaagtgaaatcaatttgtaaaatacaaggtagggttgaatgcatccggggcttgtcttcgttgacggaaaagtccggttcctgcgatgtttcacaagtattcgatccgacctcaacagacggattaacctcctccgcaacttgattaactaccacgtgttcaccttcgttcactatacgtagtaacaatgccatgtttaacatgatgcggaatacgaaacatgatgctcgatgatggatgcaaaaattaacaatttgaatacaactttccttcgtggtacagttacaagtcaaactaaccaaatctttttcgtactacttacatcaattgccaaggatcattaccaactaatgacccaaggacatcactcaatcaaaaattcaaacaaaacctaaatcactaaaggttactatttgcttttaagaattaattaattaattaagaattatgaaataaatcaacttgttccaattgacctcaatttttttgtaaatgttcattacatgataagtaagtgacaaaacaaattttataatttttggacaattaaataagcctagaaaaataatggaaatccatttattaataaattgggcaattttttatcacattcaaaaggtactgaaaaataatatttcatatttttcttaaatattatacatcacagaaaagtcacacaaaaattttcataatttttggagctctaaataaatctacacaaaaataacaaaaacagatactattcattcaatctgaaaataaaaaaatccattttgaacgctgagtcgctgacaacccgaccccacccatcatcttctacctctggctttgaccgcgacggcgacggcgctgaccgatgaTTCCCCACCGCCGATGAGACTAACAGCGAATGCAACTGCACCAACATACTCCCCATGACTAAGCTCACCTACTGACGTCCTTAGTTGCATCGATTGCGGCATGAAATGAGCACggtaccggccatggcggacacggcggctCGGTGGTGTTACGCtggtgaaacaaggccggtagcgACTAAACAAATGGCCCAGAAAGACTCAGGGGCTCACCCCGATCACGCTGGAGTCGATGACCGAGCTGGAGGACCAACGGAGAGATGggtcgacgttcacagcaacCACGGTGGAGCAAGCCACGACGACAGCGATGTTCCGactactgcggtggacaaaacggtCAATCAACCAGGCacgaagcaccacggcatcacgaagaagctgaaacaaggcttcacaaggtcagaggctcagtgtagagcgctggccacgacggcgctgccatgacggagatgttgccggccgcaaggaagaagagcgtggtcagcaaGTTCCTGGCAAAATCagtcgaccacagttggctgggtggatgcgcaagaaggAGACAGAGCTAGAACTGGCTTTAGCTGCGACGGTGGAGCACTACCGCGACGGTGCGAGCTCGCTGGAGATGAGCAAGGCCgacggaaaaacagagcaagggaaaaagaagaacggcgactgctccagagctttataggacggccaaggaagcaaggagaagccacggcggagtctttcccacgccagcgcgaagccaaggctgCCACgtgcgcgcctggaacgccgaagacggtcgccggccatgtggcaagagcggtgaacactgttcatcaatattacagaattgccatccagtttgaaactcaaattactcccaaatttttgtaacaactcaaaaatctccaaaattaaaagttattcaaaattaaaagttctacaactttgcttttataaccacccccaaattcggtctagattttgaaatgaactttt harbors:
- the LOC136535250 gene encoding glycine-rich protein 2-like; this translates as MTAAVRVPTTATAVSLSGLFPYSSPTPAALEGGFGGKGEAGQPGGGDGGRAAFGSWRQWKRTDQGGAGASRRCSRANMVMATVGGGGGGGGGGCRGRGRVSPELRGHDCGAPARPYRTVTGRWARRKTNAVAQRGRGTEGPPAVEGRGGGGCRAREKEGSED